A genomic segment from Alistipes senegalensis JC50 encodes:
- a CDS encoding SLOG family protein, translating into MIADPLISVAFSGHRTYRGDAAGALRRTLEELYARGFRTFLSGMAVGFDLAAAEAVLELRGRRPDVRLVAAVPFRGQEARFPQADRERFGRVLAAADAVEVLSPVYHRGCYAVRNDFLVDHARVLVAWYDGSPGGTRYTVRRALGRGLEILDLHPAAPALPAPAPTLFG; encoded by the coding sequence ATGATCGCCGATCCCCTCATCTCCGTAGCTTTCAGCGGCCACCGCACCTACCGCGGCGATGCCGCCGGCGCTCTGCGCCGTACCCTGGAGGAGTTGTACGCGCGCGGTTTCCGGACCTTCCTGAGCGGTATGGCCGTGGGGTTCGACCTCGCGGCTGCCGAAGCGGTGCTGGAGCTGCGCGGCCGGAGACCCGATGTCCGGCTGGTCGCCGCGGTTCCCTTCCGGGGACAGGAGGCCCGCTTCCCGCAGGCCGACCGCGAACGCTTCGGGCGGGTGCTGGCCGCCGCCGATGCCGTCGAGGTGCTCTCTCCGGTCTATCACCGGGGGTGTTACGCCGTCCGCAACGATTTTCTGGTCGATCACGCCCGGGTCCTGGTGGCGTGGTACGACGGTTCGCCCGGCGGCACGCGTTACACCGTCCGCCGCGCCCTCGGCCGCGGGCTGGAGATTCTGGACCTCCATCCGGCGGCTCCCGCGCTGCCGGCTCCCGCACCGACGCTCTTCGGATGA
- a CDS encoding site-specific integrase, translated as MQRSTFKVRFYVKRQSEKHGQVPVMGRITINGTMSQFSSKLSVRSSLWDAKANKASGRSLEAQRLNEKLENIKTNIGKQYQRLCDRDSYVTAEKVRNAFLGMGDDCRLLLQTFDEYLADFRKRVGKDRAYSSYEDYCKRRRRLASFLEYEYHVKDIPFKELKRDFIEKFVVYLSSVQGMRSGTIHSTLKKLKLMTYTAYKNGWIAADPFAGFYVRPEYSERRYLSASELQAVIDVRLPNYRTGINRDAFVFCAFTGLSHADVVKLTHADIHTDDNGERWIIDRRQKTGTQFRVKLLPVAGMLYERYKDMHLSGDRVFPLKGTHKTLNMSLRHVARHAGLSFNPTIHMARHTFATTVTLSQGVPLETVSKMLGHKRITTTQIYARITNDKIGRDMAALSEKLSSVFKVAR; from the coding sequence ATGCAACGCAGCACTTTCAAAGTCCGTTTCTATGTAAAAAGGCAGTCGGAAAAACACGGTCAGGTTCCCGTTATGGGCCGTATCACCATCAATGGCACGATGTCGCAGTTCAGCAGCAAACTCTCCGTTCGTTCCAGCCTTTGGGATGCCAAAGCCAACAAAGCCTCCGGCAGAAGTCTTGAAGCCCAGCGTCTCAATGAAAAGTTGGAGAACATCAAGACCAATATCGGCAAGCAGTACCAACGTCTCTGCGACCGTGATTCATACGTTACGGCCGAAAAGGTCCGCAACGCTTTCCTCGGTATGGGTGACGACTGCCGCCTGCTGTTGCAGACCTTCGACGAATATCTTGCAGATTTCCGCAAGCGCGTGGGCAAAGACCGCGCTTATTCCAGTTATGAGGACTACTGCAAACGCCGCCGCCGTCTGGCCTCCTTCCTCGAATACGAATATCATGTCAAGGATATTCCTTTCAAAGAATTGAAGCGGGACTTTATCGAAAAGTTCGTGGTCTACCTCTCCTCGGTACAAGGGATGCGTTCCGGGACGATCCATTCTACGCTCAAGAAATTGAAGCTGATGACCTACACGGCGTATAAGAACGGCTGGATTGCCGCCGATCCTTTCGCAGGTTTCTACGTGAGGCCGGAATACTCAGAACGCCGTTACCTTTCGGCTTCGGAGTTACAAGCCGTGATAGATGTCAGGCTCCCCAATTACCGAACGGGTATCAACCGGGATGCCTTCGTCTTCTGTGCTTTCACGGGCCTGAGCCATGCGGACGTGGTGAAACTCACCCACGCGGACATCCATACGGACGATAACGGGGAGCGCTGGATTATCGACAGGCGTCAGAAAACAGGTACGCAGTTCCGTGTCAAACTTCTTCCCGTTGCCGGAATGCTCTACGAGCGTTATAAGGATATGCACCTCTCGGGCGACCGGGTCTTCCCGCTCAAAGGTACCCATAAGACGCTGAACATGTCGCTGAGGCATGTTGCCAGACATGCCGGTCTGTCGTTCAACCCCACGATCCATATGGCGCGTCATACCTTCGCCACGACGGTCACGCTCTCGCAAGGCGTACCTCTGGAAACGGTCAGCAAGATGCTGGGGCACAAACGGATCACCACGACTCAAATCTATGCGCGCATCACTAACGACAAGATCGGCCGGGATATGGCGGCATTAAGCGAGAAACTCAGCAGCGTCTTCAAGGTCGCACGGTAA
- a CDS encoding DUF3408 domain-containing protein, which yields MDSLKETDKPATNLPKHPRIEVDEELMRQMIAGQAPLDSKVVRRIPEPEEENTDAPEGNTSAPTAEKTNVDTQTTTVKEPAGFRRKKIILPDFERTFFAPVDCRNRSAIYVSAQTKRKVSEILHLLGNESTRLTALVDNMLRFVMDIYSDELNYLHEKKNKRRPF from the coding sequence ATGGATTCATTAAAAGAAACTGACAAACCTGCAACAAACCTTCCGAAGCATCCCCGTATCGAAGTCGATGAGGAGTTGATGCGTCAGATGATCGCCGGACAAGCTCCTTTGGACTCGAAAGTCGTCCGTAGGATTCCCGAGCCGGAAGAGGAAAATACGGACGCTCCCGAGGGAAACACATCGGCACCAACTGCTGAAAAAACAAATGTCGACACCCAAACGACTACTGTAAAGGAGCCTGCTGGATTCCGACGGAAAAAGATCATACTGCCGGATTTCGAACGCACCTTCTTCGCTCCGGTAGATTGCCGTAACCGCTCGGCGATTTATGTCAGTGCGCAAACCAAGCGCAAAGTGTCGGAAATCCTCCACCTGTTGGGGAATGAAAGCACAAGGCTTACGGCTTTGGTCGACAATATGCTGCGCTTTGTCATGGACATTTATAGCGACGAGCTGAATTATCTCCATGAAAAGAAAAATAAAAGACGGCCGTTTTGA
- a CDS encoding reverse transcriptase/maturase family protein, whose amino-acid sequence MRSPARVLNSLTKHSQTTEYRFERLYRILFNEEMYYLAYQRIYAKPGNMTQGADGETIDRISLPRIEKLILSLKDESYSPQPSRRMYIPKKNGKTRPLGVPSFDDKLVQEVVRMVLEAIYEGHFEDTSHGFRPHRSCHTALNAVQKTFTGKKWFIEGDIKGFFDNVNHNILIDILKERISDERFIRLIRKFLKAGYLEQWQFHGTYSGMPQGGIISPILANIYLDKLDKYMKEYASKFDKGDRGRQQREYEVLTYQKRLVMRELKTATNNVERKVLVKRLKEIDKTRSAMPCFDPMDGNFKRLKYVRYADDFLIGIIVSKEDAVKIKDDIKRFLADRLALELSDEKTLVTHTEKPAKFLGYEVTVRKSNLQKRNKRGSLSRVYGNKVRLKVTTEVIKKKLLELGVLKFSYHNGHEQWIPKHRSELINNDDLEILDSYNAEIRGFYNYYSIANNASELNTFHYIMQYSMYKTFAGKYRTTVRRICQKYKRNGVFTVGYTVKNGQVKERRLYNEGFKRKRPSYDRSIDRCPNPMPGVSTTSLIDRLKAQKCELCGATDNLVMHHVRKLGELKGKENWEKLMIARRRKTMAVCGSCHQKIHHGTF is encoded by the coding sequence ATGAGAAGTCCCGCAAGAGTATTAAACAGTCTGACAAAGCATAGTCAAACCACGGAATACAGGTTTGAGAGGCTTTATCGTATTCTTTTCAATGAGGAAATGTATTATCTGGCTTATCAGCGAATATATGCCAAGCCGGGTAATATGACACAAGGTGCAGATGGAGAAACCATCGACCGTATAAGCCTTCCCCGCATTGAGAAACTGATTCTTTCGTTGAAAGACGAAAGCTACTCTCCCCAGCCATCGAGAAGAATGTACATCCCGAAGAAAAACGGGAAGACACGACCTCTCGGCGTACCCTCTTTCGACGACAAACTGGTGCAGGAGGTAGTACGAATGGTACTGGAAGCTATTTACGAAGGTCACTTTGAAGATACTTCGCACGGCTTCCGTCCGCATCGTAGCTGCCACACCGCATTGAATGCCGTACAGAAGACTTTTACGGGTAAGAAGTGGTTCATCGAAGGAGATATAAAAGGTTTCTTCGACAATGTCAATCATAATATTCTGATCGACATCTTAAAGGAACGTATCTCCGACGAACGATTCATACGACTTATCAGAAAATTTCTGAAAGCGGGTTACTTGGAACAATGGCAATTTCATGGAACGTACAGCGGAATGCCGCAAGGTGGAATTATCAGTCCGATATTGGCCAATATCTATTTGGACAAACTGGATAAGTACATGAAAGAATATGCTTCCAAATTCGACAAGGGAGATAGGGGAAGACAGCAACGGGAATACGAAGTTCTCACTTACCAAAAGAGGCTGGTTATGCGTGAACTCAAAACAGCGACAAATAATGTAGAAAGAAAAGTGCTCGTCAAACGGCTCAAAGAGATAGACAAAACCCGATCCGCGATGCCGTGCTTCGACCCTATGGACGGAAACTTCAAGAGGCTTAAATATGTGAGGTATGCCGACGACTTCCTCATTGGAATTATCGTAAGTAAAGAAGATGCCGTAAAGATCAAGGACGATATAAAGCGTTTCCTTGCAGACAGACTGGCATTGGAACTATCGGATGAGAAAACGCTCGTCACTCATACTGAAAAGCCTGCAAAATTCCTCGGATATGAGGTGACTGTCCGCAAGTCGAACCTGCAAAAACGGAATAAACGGGGAAGCCTGTCCCGTGTGTATGGAAACAAGGTCAGATTAAAGGTAACGACCGAAGTGATAAAGAAAAAATTGCTGGAACTCGGGGTGCTGAAATTCAGCTATCATAACGGGCACGAGCAATGGATTCCCAAGCACCGGTCGGAACTGATCAATAATGACGACCTTGAAATCCTTGACAGTTACAATGCCGAGATCAGAGGGTTTTACAACTATTACTCGATAGCTAACAACGCTTCTGAACTGAATACTTTTCACTACATCATGCAGTACAGTATGTACAAAACCTTTGCCGGGAAATACCGAACCACGGTAAGACGAATTTGCCAAAAATACAAACGCAACGGAGTCTTTACAGTCGGGTATACGGTAAAAAACGGCCAGGTAAAAGAACGTCGCTTATACAATGAAGGGTTCAAAAGAAAAAGACCTTCCTATGATCGGTCGATTGACAGATGCCCGAATCCAATGCCCGGCGTCAGCACCACAAGCCTTATAGACAGGCTGAAAGCTCAGAAATGCGAGTTATGCGGTGCTACGGACAATCTGGTTATGCACCATGTGCGTAAACTCGGAGAACTGAAAGGCAAGGAGAATTGGGAAAAACTGATGATTGCCAGACGTCGAAAGACTATGGCTGTATGCGGTAGCTGTCATCAAAAGATACATCATGGAACGTTTTAG
- a CDS encoding relaxase/mobilization nuclease domain-containing protein has translation MVANIRSRPSPSGALYYNKEKVDKDEAEVLFWQKMLEPYDKCGRLDIDACMESFMPYLEANRRTTSTVFHASLNSSPEDKLTDEQLREITQEYMERMGYGNQPYIVFKHKDIDRQHLHIVSLRVDENGHKLSHDFETE, from the coding sequence ATGGTTGCGAATATAAGATCGCGCCCCTCGCCCAGTGGAGCGTTGTATTATAACAAGGAGAAAGTGGATAAGGACGAAGCCGAAGTGCTTTTCTGGCAGAAGATGCTCGAACCATACGATAAATGCGGACGCCTTGATATTGACGCCTGCATGGAGAGCTTCATGCCGTATCTCGAAGCCAACAGAAGGACGACCAGCACGGTTTTCCATGCTTCGCTGAATTCCTCGCCGGAAGACAAGTTGACCGACGAACAGCTCCGTGAGATCACACAAGAATACATGGAACGTATGGGTTACGGCAACCAGCCTTATATCGTCTTCAAGCATAAGGACATTGACCGGCAGCATCTCCACATCGTATCGTTGCGCGTCGATGAGAACGGACATAAGCTGTCGCATGATTTCGAAACAGAATAA
- a CDS encoding DUF2023 family protein has translation MSAEEFSRYDSMKLFLHQIYEFQKGVRSLVLCTMCRTCASLLSERLERLGIAYRIQSVTDSKVNLYFGNRMCLETVATFIHKPLNELSAEEDFMLGAMLGYDIAGQCERYCKRKSPGVSSEQAAVN, from the coding sequence ATGAGCGCCGAGGAGTTCAGCCGTTACGATTCGATGAAGCTGTTCCTGCACCAGATTTACGAGTTCCAGAAAGGTGTACGGAGTCTGGTGCTCTGCACGATGTGCCGCACCTGCGCTTCTCTGCTCTCCGAGCGGCTGGAAAGGCTGGGTATCGCTTACCGGATTCAGTCGGTGACCGACAGCAAGGTGAATCTTTACTTCGGCAACCGCATGTGTCTGGAGACCGTGGCGACATTCATCCACAAGCCGCTCAACGAACTCTCCGCCGAGGAGGATTTCATGCTCGGCGCGATGCTCGGCTACGACATCGCCGGGCAGTGCGAACGTTATTGCAAACGAAAGTCTCCGGGTGTTTCATCAGAACAAGCGGCGGTCAACTGA
- a CDS encoding flavodoxin — MTGIFFGSTMGTTEAVAADIAKQLGVADADVHNVADTPAGEVQKYDLLVLGSSTWGAGELQDDWYGFLDQLKAQDLSGKKVALFGCGDSGSYPDTFCDAVGLIYDGLQQSGCTFVGAYAPEGYDETGSLVCRGGKFVGLAVDESAPDKTDRRVAAWCEQIKNE; from the coding sequence ATGACTGGTATCTTTTTCGGCAGTACGATGGGCACGACCGAGGCCGTGGCTGCGGATATTGCCAAACAATTGGGCGTCGCGGACGCCGATGTACACAATGTGGCCGATACGCCGGCCGGCGAAGTGCAGAAATACGACCTGCTCGTGCTGGGTTCTTCGACGTGGGGCGCAGGCGAATTGCAGGACGACTGGTACGGCTTTTTGGATCAGCTGAAGGCGCAGGATCTGAGCGGTAAAAAGGTGGCGCTTTTCGGCTGCGGCGACAGCGGTTCCTATCCCGATACGTTCTGCGATGCCGTCGGGCTGATTTACGACGGCTTGCAGCAGAGCGGCTGCACGTTCGTCGGAGCCTATGCGCCCGAAGGGTATGACGAAACAGGTTCGCTGGTCTGCCGCGGCGGAAAGTTCGTGGGACTTGCCGTCGATGAAAGCGCGCCCGACAAGACCGACCGGCGGGTTGCCGCATGGTGCGAACAGATTAAAAACGAGTAA
- a CDS encoding carboxypeptidase regulatory-like domain-containing protein, producing the protein MRLLLKYLLFILLPAYTYGQSGRPDAGITFEVTDSLHNPLAYATVALTPMSGGGKAYATTTDEEGRARFTLPANTYNADISYIGYVSQRMEVRPVSGSDMLRTVRLRTSDTQIREVVITATQVRGPVSGVHIGRDAMNHIQPSSFGDLLELLPGGRASDPSFFSSNHIHLREIGISNSDYQTTSLGVSFVMDGIPMSNDAGMTYNSGTTVGNNISLNRGVDMRTMPTDEIASVEIQQGIPSVEYGDLTSGLIKIKRKEGGRNLEARFKADLGSQLLYVGKGFEWGAPADLLTMNVGATWLNSHDDPRNTRQNYQRATGSWRMKKRWESTSAYRYTLGGSLDYTGSFDRQKSDRDIDEGPAGIPLERYKSSYNNVVAAVNFTAESKGANFFRSFDFSASVSSEFDLIDRWRYRANSGNVPIRTAVEEGVFDMEVLPVRYEATLQVDNKPFYANAKAVALLGADTPLSRNTIRIGAEWNMSKNYGGGLLYDVTRPFTDLMSSHPRRYDALPALHRLSAFLEDNTTITAGEWRIEIMAGLRTTAMANLGSRYTLQGKFHFDPRANLSVTLPAFDMAGDPMRITFAGGAGWHTKTPTLDQLFPEPDYSYYTRLNYFPADDESKRRVNVEVFKHDPTNYDLKAARNFKWEVRGNAEWNGYGLSVTYFRENMTSGFRTSTDVLTRTYREYDTGPLKDMEFTGPPQLEWLPYKDKTVFQTVGVKTNGSRTFKQGIEFSLSTRRIRALATKLIVSGAYFKTRYENSEPQYVLTTVQLAEGTPYPYIGLYDQDDNTFHEVCNTNFLLDTQIPKLGLIFSTSFQCQWFSGMKAEWCNPAPTSYLDLQLQEHPFTAESAADGILQHMIHDNVSKEAYLYRLTPFSMNVNLKISKRLYRDRLNIAIFVNRLFTYSPSYRNETNALVRRYSSPYFGMELNIKL; encoded by the coding sequence ATGCGGCTACTCCTGAAATATTTGCTATTTATCCTGCTGCCTGCGTACACGTACGGGCAGTCCGGCCGGCCCGACGCCGGGATCACGTTCGAAGTTACCGATTCCCTGCACAATCCGCTGGCGTATGCTACGGTGGCGCTGACTCCTATGTCGGGGGGGGGAAAGGCCTACGCGACGACGACCGATGAGGAGGGCCGGGCACGTTTCACCCTGCCCGCGAATACCTACAATGCGGATATCTCATATATCGGATATGTCTCCCAACGGATGGAGGTACGGCCCGTCAGCGGCAGCGACATGCTGCGGACCGTCCGGCTCCGGACAAGCGACACGCAGATCCGCGAGGTCGTAATCACGGCGACCCAAGTGCGGGGACCGGTCTCGGGCGTGCATATCGGCCGGGACGCGATGAACCACATCCAGCCGTCGAGTTTCGGGGACCTGCTCGAACTGCTGCCCGGCGGACGGGCCTCCGACCCCTCGTTTTTCTCCTCGAACCACATTCATCTGCGCGAGATCGGCATCTCGAACAGCGATTACCAGACTACATCGCTCGGCGTTTCGTTCGTCATGGACGGAATTCCGATGTCGAACGACGCGGGCATGACATACAATTCGGGAACGACCGTCGGCAATAATATTTCATTGAACAGAGGCGTCGACATGCGCACGATGCCGACCGATGAAATAGCTTCGGTAGAGATTCAGCAGGGCATTCCGTCGGTCGAATACGGCGATCTGACCAGCGGACTGATCAAGATCAAGCGCAAGGAGGGAGGCCGCAACCTCGAAGCCCGCTTCAAAGCGGATCTGGGCAGCCAGCTGCTCTATGTCGGCAAAGGATTCGAATGGGGCGCTCCGGCCGACCTGCTGACGATGAACGTCGGCGCGACATGGCTCAACTCCCACGACGACCCGCGCAATACGCGCCAGAACTACCAGCGTGCGACCGGATCGTGGCGCATGAAGAAACGCTGGGAAAGCACCTCGGCCTACCGTTACACGTTGGGCGGATCGCTCGACTACACCGGCTCTTTCGACCGCCAAAAAAGCGACCGGGATATCGACGAAGGCCCGGCGGGCATCCCCCTCGAACGCTACAAATCGAGTTACAACAACGTCGTCGCGGCGGTGAATTTCACCGCCGAATCCAAGGGTGCGAATTTTTTCCGCAGCTTCGATTTTTCCGCTTCCGTCTCTTCCGAATTCGACCTGATCGACCGCTGGCGTTACCGAGCGAACAGCGGCAACGTCCCTATACGCACGGCAGTCGAAGAGGGCGTCTTCGATATGGAAGTGCTGCCGGTCCGCTATGAAGCGACCCTGCAGGTGGACAACAAACCGTTCTACGCCAACGCCAAGGCGGTAGCCCTGCTGGGAGCCGACACCCCGCTGAGCCGCAACACGATCCGCATCGGAGCCGAATGGAACATGTCGAAAAATTACGGCGGCGGTCTGCTTTACGACGTGACGCGCCCATTTACCGACCTGATGAGTTCCCATCCGCGGCGTTACGACGCCCTGCCGGCGCTGCACCGGCTCTCGGCGTTTCTGGAGGACAATACGACGATTACGGCCGGCGAGTGGCGGATCGAGATAATGGCCGGACTGCGTACGACGGCCATGGCCAATCTCGGAAGCCGTTACACCCTGCAGGGCAAATTCCATTTCGATCCGCGTGCCAACCTCTCGGTGACGCTTCCGGCGTTCGACATGGCAGGCGACCCGATGCGCATCACATTCGCGGGCGGCGCGGGATGGCACACCAAAACGCCTACGCTCGACCAGCTCTTCCCCGAACCGGACTACTCCTATTACACGCGGCTCAACTATTTCCCGGCGGACGACGAATCGAAACGCCGTGTCAATGTGGAAGTCTTCAAGCACGACCCCACCAATTACGACCTGAAGGCGGCGCGGAACTTCAAATGGGAGGTGCGCGGCAATGCGGAGTGGAACGGATACGGATTGTCGGTAACCTATTTCCGGGAGAATATGACCTCGGGATTCCGCACCTCGACCGACGTACTCACCCGGACCTACCGCGAATACGACACCGGACCGCTCAAGGATATGGAGTTCACCGGACCGCCGCAGCTCGAATGGCTTCCCTACAAGGACAAAACGGTATTCCAGACCGTCGGCGTCAAGACCAACGGAAGCCGCACATTCAAGCAGGGCATCGAATTCTCGCTCTCCACGCGGCGCATCCGGGCGCTGGCCACGAAACTCATCGTCTCGGGCGCCTATTTCAAAACCCGCTATGAGAACAGCGAACCCCAGTACGTCCTGACGACCGTACAGCTCGCAGAAGGGACGCCCTATCCTTACATCGGGCTTTACGATCAGGACGACAACACGTTTCACGAAGTATGCAACACCAATTTCCTGCTCGACACCCAGATTCCCAAACTGGGGCTGATTTTCTCCACGTCGTTCCAATGCCAGTGGTTTTCCGGCATGAAGGCCGAATGGTGCAATCCTGCGCCGACCAGCTACCTCGACCTGCAGTTACAGGAACATCCGTTTACGGCCGAGTCGGCAGCCGACGGTATTTTGCAGCATATGATCCACGACAACGTATCGAAAGAAGCCTATCTCTACCGTCTCACGCCTTTCAGTATGAACGTCAATCTCAAAATCTCGAAACGGCTTTACCGCGACCGGCTCAACATTGCGATTTTCGTAAACCGGCTGTTCACATACAGTCCTTCGTACAGAAACGAGACCAACGCACTGGTACGCCGCTATTCCAGCCCCTATTTCGGCATGGAACTCAACATCAAACTGTAA
- a CDS encoding DUF6850 family outer membrane beta-barrel protein — MMKALFLSILALLPAAASAQRDTLGVLERSSVFSAEDERAVAGFHTESPAMMLYRSEQSLSQISLRIDLRREQEALLQPLGDGAFDGGFYAESYRRLSERSATWADARYVRGNRRNVCWNSTADYLLLYPCITADSAGGNLSTEEYAFGGGYVHRVGRFDLAIRGDYRAGQEYRQVDPRPHNVVSDFTIKLGVGMQFPQYVLGLDLQGRLYKQDQDIDFFYPPGASSSELYMTGLGSYYTRYSLNSESFNIGYDGKGCLLAAQLMPRHAKGWYARVAFESLTTERLNKSNNTVPITRLKTRQATLSAAYRSGRWSLRAGGGYELRRSIEMIADRTGHSVIVDEQAMYKNRIWHADAEATVEWRRGTVNYMLSPRAEWRQSTATYAYPARRMRLAQFCGAVRGSAEWLRPQWRVKATAGIGCYVSPDEEVSLSNVLNNISEYLTYTAARLSGRAVAPEVSLRAERRLSRNLACFAEAGWTPRFYSGGLSEHVLTATFGILF, encoded by the coding sequence ATGATGAAGGCCCTTTTCCTGTCGATACTGGCGCTGCTGCCCGCCGCCGCTTCCGCCCAGCGCGATACGCTCGGCGTATTGGAGCGTTCTTCCGTTTTCAGCGCGGAGGACGAACGGGCCGTAGCCGGATTTCATACGGAGTCGCCCGCTATGATGCTCTACCGCAGCGAACAGTCGCTTTCGCAGATCTCGCTCCGCATCGACCTGCGCCGTGAGCAGGAGGCGCTGCTGCAGCCGCTGGGCGACGGAGCCTTCGACGGGGGATTTTATGCCGAAAGCTACCGGCGGCTCAGCGAGCGGTCGGCAACGTGGGCAGACGCCCGGTACGTCCGCGGCAACCGCCGCAACGTCTGCTGGAACTCCACGGCCGACTACCTGCTGCTCTATCCCTGCATCACGGCGGATTCCGCCGGAGGAAACCTCTCGACCGAGGAATATGCTTTCGGCGGCGGCTATGTCCACCGGGTGGGACGCTTCGACCTTGCGATCCGGGGCGACTACCGCGCCGGACAGGAATACCGTCAGGTCGATCCGCGGCCCCACAACGTCGTGTCGGATTTCACGATCAAACTCGGCGTAGGCATGCAGTTCCCTCAGTACGTTTTGGGGCTGGACCTGCAGGGGCGGCTCTATAAACAGGATCAGGACATAGACTTTTTCTATCCGCCCGGCGCCAGCTCTTCCGAGCTGTATATGACCGGACTGGGCAGTTATTACACCCGCTATTCACTGAACAGCGAGAGTTTCAACATCGGCTATGACGGAAAGGGTTGTCTGCTGGCGGCACAGCTCATGCCGCGGCACGCGAAAGGCTGGTATGCCCGTGTCGCATTCGAAAGCCTTACGACGGAGCGGCTCAACAAATCCAACAACACGGTCCCCATAACCCGGCTCAAAACCCGTCAGGCGACCCTCTCCGCAGCCTACCGCAGCGGCCGCTGGAGCCTGCGCGCCGGAGGCGGCTATGAACTGCGCCGCAGTATCGAAATGATAGCCGACCGTACGGGACACAGCGTCATCGTCGATGAACAGGCGATGTATAAGAACCGTATCTGGCACGCCGACGCCGAAGCGACCGTCGAATGGCGGCGCGGCACGGTGAATTACATGCTCAGTCCCCGCGCGGAATGGCGGCAGTCCACGGCCACGTACGCCTATCCGGCACGGCGGATGCGGCTTGCGCAGTTCTGCGGAGCGGTACGCGGCAGCGCAGAATGGCTCCGTCCGCAGTGGCGCGTGAAAGCGACGGCAGGAATCGGCTGTTACGTCTCGCCCGACGAGGAGGTTTCGCTCAGCAACGTGCTGAACAACATTTCGGAATACCTGACTTACACGGCGGCGCGGCTGAGCGGCCGGGCCGTCGCCCCCGAGGTGTCCCTGCGGGCCGAACGCCGCCTGAGCCGGAATCTGGCCTGCTTCGCCGAGGCGGGGTGGACGCCCCGGTTTTACAGCGGAGGATTGTCCGAACACGTTCTGACGGCGACGTTCGGCATCCTGTTCTAA